The segment GGATAGTTATTCACGGGCTTGTTTATAAAGGTTATCCACAAGCTGTGATTTTGTGTATGATATACTTAAAAAATATTTTACATATAAAGGAGAAGAGCTATTGGAACACTTAGACGAACTTTGGTCGAGTGTCTTAGCCCAAGTTGAAACTAAAATCTCCAAACCCAGTTTTGAAACATGGTTAAAATCAACAAAACTTTTATCCTATCAGAATGACACAGTGACAATTTCAGCGCCTAATTCGTTTGCACGTGATTGGTTGGAAAACCATTACGTGCATTTAATTACTGGAATTCTTTCGGATTCTACAGGCAATGATCTGCTGATAAAATTTGTTGTGCCAAAAGATCAGGATATGGACGATTTTCAACTTCCTGCCCCTCGCATAAAACCAGGGCAAAATGAGCATCAGGAATTTCTTCCTGGCATGTTGAATCCAAAATATACATTTGACACATTTGTTATTGGATCCGGCAACCGCTTTGCTCACGCTGCTTCATTGGCAGTAGCTGAAGCCCCTGCAAAAGCGTATAATCCGCTGTTTATCTATGGAGGAGTAGGACTTGGCAAGACACATTTAATGCACGCAATAGGACATTATGTCCTCGAACACAACCCGAATGCCAAAGTGGTTTACTTGTCTTCGGAGAAATTCACGAACGAATTCATCAACTCGATTCGTGATAACCAAACCGTTGATTTCCGCAATAAGTACCGCAGTGTCGATATTCTTTTGATTGATGATATTCAATTTTTGGCCGGTAAAGAACAGACGCAAGAAGAGTTTTTCCATACTTTTAATACACTGCATGAAGAATCAAAGCAAATCATCATCTCGAGCGACCGGCCTCCAAAAGAAATTCCGACGTTGGAAGATCGCTTAAGATCCCGCTTTGAATGGGGATTAATCACAGATATTACACCGCCGGATCTGGAAACGCGGATTGCAATTCTGCGCAAAAAAGCGAAAGCAGACGGCCTTGATATCCCGAACGATGTTATGACGTATATCGCTAATTCGATCGACTCGAATATCCGTGAACTTGAAGGGGCTTTAATCCGTGTTGTAGCTTATTCCTCTTTGATAAACCGTGATATGAGTGCAGAACTTGCTGCGGAAGCGCTAAAAGATATTATGCCGAACTCCAAGCCTAAAGTTGTCACGATTTTGGACATCCAGCATGCAGTCGGAGATCAATTTAATGTTAAATTAGAGGATTTCAAAACAAAACGCCGCACGAAAGATATTGCATACCCTCGTCAAGTGGCTATGTATTTATCCCGTGAAATGACGGATTTTTCTTTGCCTAAAATTGGAGAAGAATTCGGGGGACGCGACCATACGACGGTCATTCATGCCCATGAGAAGATTTCAAAAATGTTGAAAGACAATCAGCAGCTCCAGCAAGATGTAAAAGATATCAGAAGTGCGCTTGGCAAAGGGTAATCCACTTGTGGATAACCCAATATTTTAAAGGGCGGCTTGTGCACAGCTTATCTACATGTGGATAAGCTGCCTTTATTCAGTAAATCGGGGTTATCCACATATTCACAGCCCCTACTACTATTATTACTTAAAGATCTCTAAATAAAATATATATATAAGCGAGGTTCGAGAATGAAATTCGAGATAATGCGTGAACGTTTAGTCGAAGGTTTAAATGATGTAATGAAAGCGGTAAGTTCAAAAACAACAATTCCGATTTTAACGGGAATTAAAATGGACGTTTCTTCAGAAGGTATGAGATTAACTGGCAGTGATTCAGATATCACCATCCAGACGTTCATCCCGGCTGAAGAAGATGGAGAACAAATCATTCGTGTTACTGAAGGCGGAAGCATTGTACTCCAGGCAAAAGTATTTGGAGAAATTATTCGCAAACTGCCGACAAATGAAGTGGAAATTGAAATTACAGGGAATTTCCAAACACATATTCGTTCTGGAAAATCTGAATTCCACTTGATCGGTTTGGATGCACTGGATTATCCACAGCTTCCGGACATACAAGATGACCGTTTGTTCACCATTCCAGCTGACTTATTAAAAACAATCAATCGTGAAACGGTATTTGCAGTATCAAGTTCAGAAACCCGCCCTGTATTGACTGGTGTTCACTGGGAAGTAAAAGAAGGGGAATTGGTTTGTGTAGCGACAGACAGCCACCGTTTAGCACGCCGCAAAACAAAATTGGAAACATTGCCTGAAGGGGAATACAGTGTTGTAATTCCTGGGAAAAGCTTGACTGAATTGAATAAAATTCTGGATGACAACTCAGACCCTGTTGAAATCGTTATGACGAATCAGCAAGTGTTGTTTAAATCCAAACACATTTTGTTCTTCTCCCGGCTGCTTGAAGGCAATTATCCGGACACATCCCGCCTGATCCCATCTGAATACAAAACAGAAGTGACCGTTAATGGACGTTCATTGCTTCAAGCGATTGACCGTGCTTCACTATTAGCCCGCGAAGAACGCAATAACGTGGTGCGTTTTTCCACCACTTCCGGCAACGAAGTAGAAGTTTCTTCTAATTCTCCGGAAGTCGGTAAAGTAGAAGAGCAGCTTCTAGCACAAAGCATTGAAGGCGAAGAGCTGAAAATTTCTTTTAGCGCTAAATTTATGATGGATGCTTTAAAAGCAATCGATGGCCAGGACGTTCTAATTCAATTTACTGGGGCTATGCGTCCCTTCATTTTGAAATCGGCATTGGATGATTCCATTTTGCAATTAATACTTCCTGTCCGAACATATTAAAAAGAGAAACCACCCTCTAGGATAGCCATACAGGCTATCCTTTTTACTTTTTACCCTAAATAGGGTAAAGTAGAGGGATAGACTACGAATTGAAGGATGAGTGCATTTTGAAAGAAATCGCAATTGACACAGAATTTATCACACTTGGCCAACTACTTAAAAAGACCGATATTATTAGTTCGGGAGGAATGGCAAAATGGTTTCTCAGTGAACATGAAGTATTTGTGAACGGAGAAGCTGAAGATCGGAGAGGCCGCAAGCTGCGTCCAAACGATACGGTAAACATTCCTGAAAACGGGGAGTTTCGTATAGTTGTAGCCGAAGGCATGAGCTTCGATGTGGATTGACCGCCTTGAACTCTTGAATTATCGGAATTACGAAACATTGGATTTGTCTTTTTCCCCAGAAATCAATGTCTTTATTGGAGAGAACGCTCAAGGAAAGACCAATATAATGGAATCATTGTATGTCTTATCTATGGCGAAATCCCACAGAACAACCAATGATAAAGAATTGATACGCTGGGAAGCGGATTATGGTAAAATAAAGGCTGATGTTTTCCGTAAATACGGTAAACTGCCTTTGGAAATCATCTTGTCCAAAAAGGGGAAAAAGGCAAAAGTCAATCACTTGGAACAACGGCGGCTCAGTGATTATATTGGCCAATTGAACGTAGTGATGTTTGCTCCCGAAGACTTGAATTTAGTAAAAGGGAGTCCACAAGTTCGTCGGCGCTTTATTGATATGGAAATCGGCCAAATTTCACCCGTCTATTTGCATGACTTGTCAATGTATCAAAAACTTTTAAAGCAACGAAATCATATATTGAAACAAAACTACGGTAAACAAGCCATTAATGACGTCATGTTTGATGTTTACACGGATCAGTTTATCGAAGCAGCTGTGAAAGTTATCCGAAAACGCTATCAGTTCATGGAGTTATTGCAGAAATGGGCTGAACCCATCCATCACGGCATTTCTCGCGGGCTGGAACAACTTCAAATCCGCTATCAACCAATCAGCGGTCTAAAGCCCGAATGGACGCCTGAAGAGATGGCGTCTTTTTTAGAGCGAAAACTGGCTGAAGTACGAAAACGGGAAATAGAGCGTGGTTTGACACTTGTCGGTCCGCACCGTGATGAATTACAGTTTTTTGTCAATGGCTATGATGTCCAGACTTACGGTTCGCAAGGCCAGCAAAGAACCACTGCGCTGTCTTTAAAGCTAGCGGAAATCGAATTGATTAAGCAGGAAGTCGGAGAAGCACCGGTGCTTCTCTTGGATGACGTTTTATCGGAATTGGATGATTATCGGCAATCTCATTTGTTGAACACCATCCATGGTTCTGTCCAGACCTTTGTCACAACGACGAGTGTAGACGGAATCCAGCATGAAACCATTCAAAATGCCCGTCTTTTCGAAGTGGCACAAGGGATGGTTAAGGAGTGACCGGCTATTTACATCCAGATTGGAAAAAAGCAGACCATCCGCATAATCGACATAATTGCTGTCATTACTTATGAAAACCGGGTGCCGGCTGCTTTTGTCCAGCT is part of the Planococcus shenhongbingii genome and harbors:
- the dnaA gene encoding chromosomal replication initiator protein DnaA, with protein sequence MEHLDELWSSVLAQVETKISKPSFETWLKSTKLLSYQNDTVTISAPNSFARDWLENHYVHLITGILSDSTGNDLLIKFVVPKDQDMDDFQLPAPRIKPGQNEHQEFLPGMLNPKYTFDTFVIGSGNRFAHAASLAVAEAPAKAYNPLFIYGGVGLGKTHLMHAIGHYVLEHNPNAKVVYLSSEKFTNEFINSIRDNQTVDFRNKYRSVDILLIDDIQFLAGKEQTQEEFFHTFNTLHEESKQIIISSDRPPKEIPTLEDRLRSRFEWGLITDITPPDLETRIAILRKKAKADGLDIPNDVMTYIANSIDSNIRELEGALIRVVAYSSLINRDMSAELAAEALKDIMPNSKPKVVTILDIQHAVGDQFNVKLEDFKTKRRTKDIAYPRQVAMYLSREMTDFSLPKIGEEFGGRDHTTVIHAHEKISKMLKDNQQLQQDVKDIRSALGKG
- the recF gene encoding DNA replication/repair protein RecF (All proteins in this family for which functions are known are DNA-binding proteins that assist the filamentation of RecA onto DNA for the initiation of recombination or recombinational repair.); its protein translation is MWIDRLELLNYRNYETLDLSFSPEINVFIGENAQGKTNIMESLYVLSMAKSHRTTNDKELIRWEADYGKIKADVFRKYGKLPLEIILSKKGKKAKVNHLEQRRLSDYIGQLNVVMFAPEDLNLVKGSPQVRRRFIDMEIGQISPVYLHDLSMYQKLLKQRNHILKQNYGKQAINDVMFDVYTDQFIEAAVKVIRKRYQFMELLQKWAEPIHHGISRGLEQLQIRYQPISGLKPEWTPEEMASFLERKLAEVRKREIERGLTLVGPHRDELQFFVNGYDVQTYGSQGQQRTTALSLKLAEIELIKQEVGEAPVLLLDDVLSELDDYRQSHLLNTIHGSVQTFVTTTSVDGIQHETIQNARLFEVAQGMVKE
- the yaaA gene encoding S4 domain-containing protein YaaA yields the protein MKEIAIDTEFITLGQLLKKTDIISSGGMAKWFLSEHEVFVNGEAEDRRGRKLRPNDTVNIPENGEFRIVVAEGMSFDVD
- the dnaN gene encoding DNA polymerase III subunit beta, with amino-acid sequence MKFEIMRERLVEGLNDVMKAVSSKTTIPILTGIKMDVSSEGMRLTGSDSDITIQTFIPAEEDGEQIIRVTEGGSIVLQAKVFGEIIRKLPTNEVEIEITGNFQTHIRSGKSEFHLIGLDALDYPQLPDIQDDRLFTIPADLLKTINRETVFAVSSSETRPVLTGVHWEVKEGELVCVATDSHRLARRKTKLETLPEGEYSVVIPGKSLTELNKILDDNSDPVEIVMTNQQVLFKSKHILFFSRLLEGNYPDTSRLIPSEYKTEVTVNGRSLLQAIDRASLLAREERNNVVRFSTTSGNEVEVSSNSPEVGKVEEQLLAQSIEGEELKISFSAKFMMDALKAIDGQDVLIQFTGAMRPFILKSALDDSILQLILPVRTY